One Myxococcales bacterium genomic window carries:
- a CDS encoding helix-turn-helix transcriptional regulator, with translation MASVGASSPNSRRSCDPRSERTTREGRGRTFRIGGLRVDIATSLRDGKDETLLLFYDAGARRPPLNAAVKLPPRQQRRIAACLVRGDTLGEIAAELSIGLETVRTHVRVIARRFGASTRAELVLRLCDA, from the coding sequence TTGGCGTCGGTCGGCGCAAGCTCCCCGAACTCGCGGCGCTCCTGCGATCCGAGGTCGGAACGCACCACGCGAGAAGGCCGCGGTCGCACGTTCCGCATCGGCGGGCTGCGCGTCGATATCGCGACCTCGCTGCGCGACGGCAAGGACGAAACGCTGCTCCTCTTCTACGACGCCGGAGCGCGCCGTCCTCCGCTCAACGCAGCAGTGAAGCTCCCCCCTCGCCAGCAGCGTCGCATCGCTGCGTGTTTGGTCCGGGGCGACACGCTTGGCGAGATCGCCGCCGAGCTCTCGATTGGCCTCGAGACGGTGCGCACGCACGTGCGGGTCATCGCGCGGCGCTTTGGGGCCTCGACGCGAGCGGAGCTCGTGCTTCGCCTTTGCGACGCGTGA
- a CDS encoding DUF4214 domain-containing protein, which produces MRRRWTMAAVGVALSGVACPARLTPSAPFAVDPSTEGADAATADEDAFAGGDAPLQDDGGIDAAVTGEPGLADLFSGAARFQPDSEAETIVFDFPSNRPKVWDQKKVVVAPDGAGGLFTVTRGIVSDDAGGERFALFRLRSNDGVLFTEDGALFQAQSDWNLYDAHLTKDESGGWLLTMECDDGVHGPSLCVSRSSTPLVTSSWSPPVRLVTAEAAPARSASTGLALVFGGVRFVKWTVVDDGQQPWIEGTESTSVRVAQVADFQTPLSGAGSAGLGVFTADGGPFCTDRWDCNNRDIQDWAVEGGVVYAAYNGGNYYRCERVGFDYGSNDWHLALARAPSPIGPWEASAPIISAPVKDYCSIAYPTLAKIAGQWWMYYATSSPTGTFAAASKRVRLGWAKHVAAGPAAPCSVRLPDALTSTDVAAWVEAVHCLAVDAVPDAATIASETQAVTSQATTLRSILRGLLDSADFAARWKVGSLNDEAYVFLLYELFLRRLPSPTERTQWTTSLSAKSATRADLADSITSSSELAVRLPFLAP; this is translated from the coding sequence ATGAGGCGCCGCTGGACGATGGCCGCCGTGGGCGTCGCCCTCTCGGGCGTGGCCTGTCCGGCGCGTCTCACCCCGAGCGCTCCCTTCGCCGTCGACCCCTCCACCGAAGGAGCCGACGCGGCCACGGCCGACGAGGACGCGTTCGCCGGAGGCGACGCGCCGCTTCAAGACGACGGCGGGATCGACGCGGCCGTGACCGGCGAGCCAGGCCTGGCCGATCTGTTCTCCGGGGCCGCTCGCTTTCAGCCGGATAGCGAGGCTGAAACCATCGTCTTCGACTTTCCAAGCAATCGACCCAAGGTGTGGGATCAAAAGAAGGTCGTGGTCGCCCCCGACGGCGCGGGCGGTCTCTTCACCGTGACCCGTGGCATCGTGAGCGACGACGCTGGCGGCGAGCGCTTTGCGCTCTTTCGACTGCGCTCGAACGACGGCGTTCTGTTCACCGAGGACGGGGCGCTGTTCCAAGCGCAGAGCGATTGGAACCTCTACGACGCACACCTGACGAAGGACGAGAGCGGGGGCTGGTTGTTGACGATGGAGTGCGACGACGGCGTCCACGGGCCGTCGCTCTGCGTCTCGCGGTCATCGACTCCGCTAGTCACGTCGAGTTGGAGTCCACCCGTTCGCTTGGTGACGGCAGAGGCGGCGCCCGCGCGCTCCGCTTCGACGGGGCTCGCGCTCGTCTTCGGCGGCGTGAGGTTCGTGAAGTGGACCGTCGTCGACGACGGGCAGCAGCCTTGGATCGAAGGCACCGAATCGACCTCCGTGCGGGTTGCCCAGGTCGCGGACTTCCAGACGCCCCTTAGCGGCGCGGGCAGCGCAGGGCTGGGCGTCTTCACAGCCGACGGCGGCCCCTTCTGCACCGATCGATGGGACTGCAACAACCGCGACATCCAGGATTGGGCCGTCGAGGGTGGGGTCGTCTACGCGGCGTACAACGGCGGCAACTACTACCGATGCGAGCGCGTCGGGTTCGACTATGGCTCCAACGATTGGCATCTCGCGCTCGCGCGCGCGCCGTCGCCCATCGGGCCGTGGGAGGCGAGCGCGCCCATCATCTCCGCCCCCGTGAAGGACTACTGCTCCATCGCGTATCCGACGCTGGCGAAGATCGCGGGGCAGTGGTGGATGTACTACGCCACGTCGTCACCGACGGGGACCTTCGCCGCGGCTAGCAAGCGTGTCCGCCTCGGCTGGGCCAAACACGTCGCGGCCGGCCCTGCCGCCCCGTGCTCGGTCCGCCTCCCTGACGCTCTCACGTCGACGGATGTGGCGGCGTGGGTCGAGGCGGTCCACTGCCTCGCGGTGGACGCGGTCCCCGATGCAGCGACGATCGCCAGCGAGACGCAGGCGGTGACGTCTCAGGCGACGACGTTGCGGTCGATTCTTCGGGGACTCCTCGACAGTGCGGACTTCGCGGCCCGCTGGAAGGTCGGCAGCCTGAACGACGAGGCCTACGTCTTCCTGCTCTACGAGCTCTTCTTGCGGCGCCTGCCGAGCCCGACGGAGCGAACCCAGTGGACCACATCGCTGAGCGCGAAGTCGGCGACCCGGGCCGACCTCGCCGACAGCATCACCTCGTCGTCGGAGCTGGCGGTTCGGCTTCCATTCTTGGCGCCGTAG